In Mycolicibacterium aubagnense, the DNA window CGATCATCGCGATGCTGTCGGAATCCGACTCGTGGTACGTCGCGCCGATCTTCTTGGCAGCGATCAACGCCGGGGCATCCTGCGGCGACATCGTGACCGCATGGTCGCGCGCCACCGACTCGATCTGCGGCACAAGCACATTCATGGCGACGGTCAGCAGCAGCCAGCCGATGATGATGGGCCAGGCGAACCGCCGGATGAAGCGCATGTACGCCGGCCGCGTGGTGTGGTCGCCGCTCATGCGTTCTTGACCAGACACGAGGTTTGGGCGTGCTGGTCGGCCGAGTGCCCGGTCACGACATGTTCTTGGCGGGCCTCGCCGTCGACCGTGATCCGGCACCCGAGCCGGCCGCTGTCGCCTTGTGCCACCACACTCGCGATCGTGGCCGGAGCGGTCGTGTCGACCGTGACGGTCCACGGCAGGCCGTGGAAACTCGTCTGCACGGGCTGTGCGTTCTGATCGAGGTAGTTGACACTGCCTGCGGTGTCACTGGGCCCGAAAACCTCATAGACCACGCGCTTGACGTGCGTGGGCTCGAGTGGTTCGGCGCTGCCGGCGGTCGCGGTGAAGATGGGCTCGGAGCCGAAAGCGCCACGCAGTTGCGTGACCGCCGCGGCGCCGAGCGCGACGGCCACCACCACCACCGCGGGCACCCAAATTCTCGCCAGGACGGTTGGCATCGTCGTATCCCTTCGCTGGTGGGCTGCATGTCCGTGGGCAGGGGCAAGGGTGTCGGTCGCACAACGGCCGCGCCCTTACATACCCCACTGGGTATGTCCAACGGGGTTAACGTACCATACCCCCTAGGGTATTGTGGTGCTCGTGACGTAGGCGCAACCAACCTTGACCAATACCCCATGGGGTATGTATAAACGAAGGAAAACGGTCTGCGGACCCGCTTTCTTGAGAGGTTCAAACATGTGTCAACCGAAACGTTGTTCGGTGTGCGGCAAGACCACCTGGTCGGGTTGTGGCATGCACGTGGACACCGTCAAGGCGGCAGTGCCCGCCGACCAGTGGTGTGACGGCCACCCCAAAACCGACCGGCCGTCCCGTCTGAAGTTCTGGCGGTAGGAAATTGCGGGTGCTGTGGAAATGCGGCGCCGTGCCGGCGGGCGCTGATACCCTGTGGGGTATAGCGGACAGCTAGCTGGGGTGTGATGAAAGGTAGGTGCGACGTGGTCGGTGATGAAGAGGCCATGGCCGCGGTGCTGGCCCGGTTGCGCCGGGCGCAGGGCCAGCTGGCCGGAGTCATCTCGATGATCGAGCAGGGCCGCGAGTGCAAGGACGTCGTCACGCAGCTCGCGGCGGTCTCGAAGGCGCTGGACCGCGCCGGATTCAAGATCGTTGCGACCGGGCTGCGCGAATGCCTCACCGGGAACGCCGCGGACGGCCGTTCGCCGATGACCGAGGCCGAGCTGGAGAAGCTGTTCCTGTCGCTGGCCTGAGGCGGCTCAGTTGGTGGGCCGCTTGATGATGGTCAGCGACTGGTCGATCTTCTTGAACTTGGTGAAAGTATCAGCGGGCACGCCGAAAACGACGCTGAGAACGTCGGGTGGCAGCTTGCTGATGGACGCGCCGATGCCGATGTCGTCCTCGCCTTCCTGTGTGCTGGCATTGAAGACGATCAATAGGTCGAGTTCTTCGGTGCCCTTGTTCTCGAAGTAGTGCAGCGAGCCCTGCGGCGCGAACACCACATCACCGACGGTGGCTTCGAAATGCTCGGAGTGCCCCTGAGGATCGAGCACGGTCCACGTCGCCACGCCGCGGGTGATCACGTTGATCTCCCAGGCGCTCGGATGCCAGTGCGGTTCACGGATGCCTCCGGGTTCCAGCGTGACCATCACTACGCTCGCTTCCTGTCCCATCAATATCGGCCAATCTCCTTCGGAGACTTGGCGCAACGTCCCGCCGTGGAACTTGCTGGGCGGTAGCGCACCGAGGCGGAACACGTGCGGCTGCGCCGTGTCCAATTCGGCCGGGATGCGGGGATTGCCGAACCGGGCGGCGTCATCGGTCATGGTGGCTTCCCCGGTGTTGGTGCGCGGCAATGGTGATGCGAACGCGCGGTCCGCGCCCGCGCCGGCAAGGGCCGCAACGCCGACTGCACCCGCGCCGCCGAGCATCGTCCGTCGATTGATCAAGATGTGGCTCCCCTCCTGATGCCCACCACTGTGGGTCCGGCCCGTCTGGCCGACGTGTTTCAGCGTGGTGTCCGGCGGCCGGTTCGTCGTCATGGCTGGCGCCCAAACGCGTCTACCGGCTGGCTGCAATGCGAAACGGAGGCCTGCGGGAACGACTTTTGCCTGGTCAGAGGTGATGCTGAAGTCAGTCCGAAAACGGATGACAACGTCGACAGAAAGCGCCGATCATGAAGAATCCGATCAAGTTCATCGCCCCCGGACTGGCCGTGGCCGGCATTGCCGGCGCCCTGCTGCTGGCCCCGATCGCCAGCGCCGACACCGACCCGCTGGTGCCGAACGGGACTGACCCGCACACGTCTTATGTGCTGGGCGAGCACTTCTCCAACCACGACGAAGCCAACCAGAGTGCGGG includes these proteins:
- a CDS encoding MmpS family transport accessory protein, whose product is MPTVLARIWVPAVVVVAVALGAAAVTQLRGAFGSEPIFTATAGSAEPLEPTHVKRVVYEVFGPSDTAGSVNYLDQNAQPVQTSFHGLPWTVTVDTTAPATIASVVAQGDSGRLGCRITVDGEARQEHVVTGHSADQHAQTSCLVKNA
- a CDS encoding metal-sensitive transcriptional regulator, translated to MVGDEEAMAAVLARLRRAQGQLAGVISMIEQGRECKDVVTQLAAVSKALDRAGFKIVATGLRECLTGNAADGRSPMTEAELEKLFLSLA
- a CDS encoding cupin domain-containing protein, whose protein sequence is MLGGAGAVGVAALAGAGADRAFASPLPRTNTGEATMTDDAARFGNPRIPAELDTAQPHVFRLGALPPSKFHGGTLRQVSEGDWPILMGQEASVVMVTLEPGGIREPHWHPSAWEINVITRGVATWTVLDPQGHSEHFEATVGDVVFAPQGSLHYFENKGTEELDLLIVFNASTQEGEDDIGIGASISKLPPDVLSVVFGVPADTFTKFKKIDQSLTIIKRPTN